GATCCTTGCGTAAGGTGAGCAGCTCGTGGGCGATGCTGACGGCGGCGAGCACCGCGATGCGGTCGAAGCCCGGCACCTTGGCGTTCGACTTCAGTTCACGCATCTTGCCGTCGAGGAACTGGGCCGCGGCCACGAGGCCGGCCCGCTCCTCCGGCGCGCAGGCGATGTGGAACTCGCGATCGAGCAGGCGCAGGGACACCGGTTCGCTGGTCGTGGCGTTCATGAAAAAGGTTTCAGCCCGTGTTCTCGAGCGCCTTCAGGCGCTGGATCATCGCTTCCACACGGCTACGCGCCTGTTCGTTGCGGGCCATGAGTCCTGCCCGTTCGTTGGCCAGTTGCTCCTGGCTGTGCCGCAGGCTGCGGTTTTCCTCGGTGAGGCGACGAACGGTATCGACGAGCCGGTCGAGCGTGGCGCTCAAGGCTTCCAGTTCGTTCTTGAAGGCGTCCGGGGTCGTCATGGGGCGGACTATAACAGGGGACTTGGCGTCAGGGTGCATTAGAATCCCGACGATTCCCCAGGAGTATGCGTCATGCCGGCCAACACCACCGTCGATCCGGAAGACATCGCCGAACTCATCGGCCGGTGCAAGCTCGCCACCAGCGTCAGCGAGTTCCATGGCTCGCTCGTGGGCTACATCAGCGCGGGCGGTTCGTTTCCCGGCGATTCGGTGCTCGATGCGCTCAAGTTGGAACCCGATCCGGCGCCCAACGCCGACGAGCAGGGCATGCTGACGCGGCTGCGTCACCAGACGGAAACCTGGCTGGCCGATACCGAGCTGAGCTTCATGCCCTGGGTGCCCGACGAGGAGGCCCCGCTTCACGAGCGCGTGGAGGGGCTGGCCGACTGGACGCGAGGCTTCCTCGGTGGCTTCGGTCTCGGCGGCAGCGCGGAAACGGCCAAGGCCCTCAGCGCCGACGCGCGCGAGATCCTGCGCGACATGGCCACCATCGCCTCGACCGAAGCCGAACTCGACGAAGACGTCGAGGGCGACGAGGCGTCGCTGACCGAACTGGAAGAATACGTACGCGTGGGCGCCCTCACCCTGCATGCCGAAATGGCGAAGCGCCAGGAACCGGCCGGCGACACCCTGCATTGATCGCGCCCGCCGAATACGGCCGCCGCCGCCGTGAGCTGATGCGCATGGCCGGCGAGGACGCCGTGCTGATCCTCGCCGCCGCGCCCGAGCGGATGCGAAACGCCGACGCGCCCTGGCCTTACCGCCAGGATTCCGATTTCCACTATCTCACCGGCTTCGACGAGCCCGAGGCGGTGCTTGCGCTGTTACCCGGTCGCGCGCACGGTGAGACGGTGTTGTTCTGCCGTGAACGCGATGCCGAGCGCGAGCGCTGGGATGGCGAGCGCATGGGCACCGACCGCGCCGTGCGCGAACTGAAACTCGACGACGCGTTTCCCATCGACGACATCGACGACATCCTGCCCGGCATGATCGAGGGCCGCGCGCGGGTGTACTGCCATTTCGGCCAGGAGCCCGATTTCGACGCCCGCCTGCTCGGCTGGATGCGGCGCCTGCGCACGGCGCGCGGTGGCGGCGTGGTGCCGAAGGACCTGGTCGCCCTCGGCCACCTGCTGCACGACCTGCGCCTGTTCAAGTCGCGCGACGAACTCGTGCTGATGCGCCAGGCCGCCGACGTGGCCGGTGCCGCGCATCTCGCCGCGATGCACATGGCACGGCCCGGCGTGGCCGAGTACGAGATCGAGGGAGAAATCCTGCGCACGATCCGTGGCCGTGGCGCGGTGCCGGCGTTCCCCCCGACGGTCGCCGCCGGCACCAACGCCTGCATCATGCATTACCAGCGGAACCGCGCCACGCTCAAGGACGGCGAACTGCTGCTGGTCGACGCGGGCGCGGAGGTCGATTGCTACGCCTCCGACATCACCCGCACGTACCCGGTGGGCGGTCGGTTCACGAACGAGCAGCGCGCGCTCTACGACATCGTGCTCGAGGCGCAGCTCGCCGCCATCGACGCGGTGCGTCCGGGCCGCTCGTTCGCCGACGCGCACGACGCGGCGGTGCGCGTCATCGCCACGGGCCTGTGCGCGCTGGGCCTCATCGGCGGCGGCGTGGAACGGGCCATCGCCGATGGCGCGTACAAAGCGTATTTCCCCAGCAAGACCGGCCATTGGCTCGGGCTCGACGTGCACGACGTGGGCGACTACCGCATCGACGGCGAGCCGCGCGTGCTGGAGGAAGGCATGGTGCTCACCGTGGAGCCGGGCATCTACGTGCCGCCGGGCGACCGCGGCGTGTACGAGCGCTGGCGCGGCATCGGCATCCGCATCGAGGACGATGTGGCGGTGACCAAGGGAGCGCCGGAGGTGATGACGGCGGTGGTGCCCAAGAGCATCGCGGCGCTGGAGCGCTAGAACATCGCGGACAGGGTCCGCTCCCACCCTTCGGTAGGAGGCTTGCTACCGGAGTGTGGGAGCGGACCCTGTCCGCGATTCCCGTGAAGCGCGACCAATCAGGTCACGTCGTCCTTCGCCCGATGCGCCTCGTCGTCCGAATGCACCTCGTACCACATCGCATTGAGCACCGCGAAGCTGCACGCCAGCCCCAAACCCAGAATCCACGCGAAATACCACATGGCAGCGCTCCTTCAGTACATGCCGTGCGATTTGCGCACGTGTTCGAGGGTGACCCGGCCGCGCATCACGCGGTAGACCCAGCCGGTGTAGAGGATGATGATCGGCATGAAGAACACGGTGACGCCGAGCATGAGCAGCAGGGTGCCCTTGCTCGACGAGGCGTCCCACACCGTCAGGCTCGACGCGGGGTCGGCCGACGAGGGCATCAGGAACGGAAACAGCGCGAAGCCCGCCGACACGATCGTCCCCGCCACCGTCAGGCAGCTGAAGAAGAACCCGGCGAAACCCCGCCGTCCGATGGTGGCCTGCAGGCCCAGCGCACCGGCGAAGGCCACCACGGGTGCCAGCCAGAATCCGGGGTGGGTCAGATACCCCGCGAACCACGAGCTGCCGATCGCCACCTGCTTGGCCAGGGGATTGGAGATGCCGTCGGCCACCACGGGACCGACCACCGCATAACCGGGGATGCCGTAGGCCAGCCAGATGCCCGCGAGCACGAACAGCACGAGATAGGCGAGGGAGGCGACGCGGGCGATGCGCACCGCGCGCTCGGCGATGACATGGTCGGCCTTCATCGCCGCCCACGACGCGCCATGGGTGAGCAGCATGCTGAGGCTCACCAGTCCACAGAGCAGGGCGAACGGCCGGAACAGGCCGAAGAAAGTACCTTCCCAGGCCATCCGCAGGTCGCCGTCGTAGCGGAACGGCAGGCCGAGGAAGAGATTGCCGAAAGCCACGCCGCAGACCAGCATCACGATGAGGCCCGACGCCACCAACGCGTAGTCCCACACGGTCTTCCAGCGCGCATCGTGCACCTTCTCGCGGAAGTTGAAACCCACGGGGCGGAGGATGAAGGCCACCAGCAGCACGAACATCGCCACGTACAGCCCGGAGAACGACGCGGCGTAGAGCAGCGGCCACGCGGCGAACACCGCGCCGCCGCCGAGTACGAACCAGACCTGGTTGCCTTCCCAGGTGGGTTCGATGGTTTCCAGCAGCACCACGCGTTCGTGGTCGTCGCGACCCAGCACGCGGAGCAGGGCCGCCACGCCGAAGTCGAAGCCGTCCATGATGGCGAAGCCGCAGAGCAGTACGCCGATGAGAGCCCACCAGATGATGCGAAGGGTTTCGTAATCGAACATGACGTGCTCCTTCAGGCCGTCTGCGCCGTGGCGGGAATCGCATCGGGGCGGGACGGCCACATGCCCAGGCCGTCCGGTCCCTTGCGCGCGAACTTCACCATCAGATAACCGTCGACCACCGCCAGCGCGGTGTAGAACAGCACGAAGCCGCCGAGCGATATCCATACCTGGCCCGGGGTAAGCGAAGACGCTCCCAGGGCCGTCGGTAGCACGCCCTCGATGGCCCAGGGCTGGCGGCCGTATTCGGCGACGATCCAGCCCAGTTCCGCGGCCACCCAGGGCAGCGGCAGGCTCCACAGGGCCATCTTGAGGAAGCGGCGTCCTTCGAGGCGTCGCTTGCTGGCGCGCCAGAACGCATAAGCGAACAGGCCGATGAACCACAGTCCGCAGGCGACCATGAGGCGAAACGACCAGAACAGCACGGGCACGTTGGGTATGGTGCTGTCGGCCGCCTTCTGGATGTCCTCGGGGGTGGCCTTGCGCGGATCGTCGATGAAGCGCTTGAGCAGCAACGCGTAGCCCATGTCCTTGTCGTGGGTGGCGAGGATGGCCTTTGCCTGGGCGTCGTCGCGGTTCTCACGCAACACCAGCATCGCATCGTAGGCCTTGATGCCGTCGGCGATGCGCACCTTCGCCTCGTCGACGAGGTCGGCGATGCCGAGGATGGGCTGGTCGATGGAGCGCGTGCCCATCAGGCCCATGACCCAGGGAATCTTCACGGCCGCGTGCGTGGAGTGGCTCTTCACGTCCGGAAGGCCGAACAGCGTGAACGAGGCCGGCGCCGGTTCGGTCTCCCACATCGCCTCGATCGAAGCCATCTTCATTTTCTGGTTTTCCGAGACGGTGTAACCCGACTCGTCGCCGAGCACCACGACCGAGAGCGACGCGGCCAGGCCGAAGCTGGCGGCCACCGTCATCGAGCGCTTGGCGAAGTCGATGTTGCGCCCGCGCAGCAGGTACCACGCACTGATCGAGAGCACGAACATCGCACCCATCGTGTAGCCGGCGCTCACCGTGTGCACGAACTTCGACTGCGCCACGGGATTGAAGATCACGTCGCTGAAGGAGGTGACCTCCATGCGCATCGTCTGCGCGTTGAACGCGGCGCCGACGGGGTTCTGCATCCATGCGTTGGCGATGAGGATCCAAAGGGCCGAGAGGCTGGTGGCCAGCGCGAGGAACCAGGTGGCGATCATGTGCTTCAGCGGCGAGATGCGTTCCCAGCCGAAGAAGAACACGCCCACGAGCGTGGCCTCGAGGAAGAACGCCATCATCCCCTCGATGGCCAGCGGGGCGCCGAAGATGTCGCCCACGTAGTGCGAGTAATAGGCCCAGTTGGTGCCGAACTGGAATTCCATGGTGACGCCGGTGGCGACGCCCATGGCGAAGTTGATGCCGAACAGCACGCCCCAGAACTGGGTCATGCGCTTCCATATCTCGCGCCGCGTCATCACGTACACGCTTTCCATGATGGCGAGCATGAAGGCGAGGCCGAGCGTGAGCGGGACGAACAGGAAGTGATAGAGCGCGGTCAGCGCGAACTGCAGGCGCGAGAGGCCGACGACATCGGGGTCGACGATCATGGCGAGGTTCCCTGGGTGGAGGCGGAAGCGGGCGCGAGCATCCGGTCGACGCCCGCGGGCGAAACGTCCGCGCGCGGGAGCGGCCGGATGGCCACGTACCAGATGAGCATGAGCAGGGCGAGCTTGGCGACGACGATGAAGGAGAGCTCGACCGCGAGCCTCTTGAGCGGCTTGTCGCGCCAGCGGCGTTTGGGTGAAGCGACGACGTCCGTCATACGTGCGATTCCGGCAAGTCCGAAAAATCCGTCGCCATCGTACGCTCTGCCTTCCCGGGGGCTGGCATGACCGATTGTCGCAACG
This window of the Luteibacter aegosomatis genome carries:
- a CDS encoding aminopeptidase P N-terminal domain-containing protein, giving the protein MRMAGEDAVLILAAAPERMRNADAPWPYRQDSDFHYLTGFDEPEAVLALLPGRAHGETVLFCRERDAERERWDGERMGTDRAVRELKLDDAFPIDDIDDILPGMIEGRARVYCHFGQEPDFDARLLGWMRRLRTARGGGVVPKDLVALGHLLHDLRLFKSRDELVLMRQAADVAGAAHLAAMHMARPGVAEYEIEGEILRTIRGRGAVPAFPPTVAAGTNACIMHYQRNRATLKDGELLLVDAGAEVDCYASDITRTYPVGGRFTNEQRALYDIVLEAQLAAIDAVRPGRSFADAHDAAVRVIATGLCALGLIGGGVERAIADGAYKAYFPSKTGHWLGLDVHDVGDYRIDGEPRVLEEGMVLTVEPGIYVPPGDRGVYERWRGIGIRIEDDVAVTKGAPEVMTAVVPKSIAALER
- the cydB gene encoding cytochrome d ubiquinol oxidase subunit II encodes the protein MFDYETLRIIWWALIGVLLCGFAIMDGFDFGVAALLRVLGRDDHERVVLLETIEPTWEGNQVWFVLGGGAVFAAWPLLYAASFSGLYVAMFVLLVAFILRPVGFNFREKVHDARWKTVWDYALVASGLIVMLVCGVAFGNLFLGLPFRYDGDLRMAWEGTFFGLFRPFALLCGLVSLSMLLTHGASWAAMKADHVIAERAVRIARVASLAYLVLFVLAGIWLAYGIPGYAVVGPVVADGISNPLAKQVAIGSSWFAGYLTHPGFWLAPVVAFAGALGLQATIGRRGFAGFFFSCLTVAGTIVSAGFALFPFLMPSSADPASSLTVWDASSSKGTLLLMLGVTVFFMPIIILYTGWVYRVMRGRVTLEHVRKSHGMY
- the cydX gene encoding cytochrome bd-I oxidase subunit CydX, coding for MWYFAWILGLGLACSFAVLNAMWYEVHSDDEAHRAKDDVT
- a CDS encoding cytochrome ubiquinol oxidase subunit I, which encodes MVDPDVVGLSRLQFALTALYHFLFVPLTLGLAFMLAIMESVYVMTRREIWKRMTQFWGVLFGINFAMGVATGVTMEFQFGTNWAYYSHYVGDIFGAPLAIEGMMAFFLEATLVGVFFFGWERISPLKHMIATWFLALATSLSALWILIANAWMQNPVGAAFNAQTMRMEVTSFSDVIFNPVAQSKFVHTVSAGYTMGAMFVLSISAWYLLRGRNIDFAKRSMTVAASFGLAASLSVVVLGDESGYTVSENQKMKMASIEAMWETEPAPASFTLFGLPDVKSHSTHAAVKIPWVMGLMGTRSIDQPILGIADLVDEAKVRIADGIKAYDAMLVLRENRDDAQAKAILATHDKDMGYALLLKRFIDDPRKATPEDIQKAADSTIPNVPVLFWSFRLMVACGLWFIGLFAYAFWRASKRRLEGRRFLKMALWSLPLPWVAAELGWIVAEYGRQPWAIEGVLPTALGASSLTPGQVWISLGGFVLFYTALAVVDGYLMVKFARKGPDGLGMWPSRPDAIPATAQTA
- the cydP gene encoding cytochrome oxidase putative small subunit CydP codes for the protein MTDVVASPKRRWRDKPLKRLAVELSFIVVAKLALLMLIWYVAIRPLPRADVSPAGVDRMLAPASASTQGTSP
- a CDS encoding cell division protein ZapA; translated protein: MNATTSEPVSLRLLDREFHIACAPEERAGLVAAAQFLDGKMRELKSNAKVPGFDRIAVLAAVSIAHELLTLRKDQASQEQVLTDGLAALRRKLDGLVDASVK
- a CDS encoding TIGR02449 family protein, with translation MTTPDAFKNELEALSATLDRLVDTVRRLTEENRSLRHSQEQLANERAGLMARNEQARSRVEAMIQRLKALENTG
- a CDS encoding UPF0149 family protein, with translation MPANTTVDPEDIAELIGRCKLATSVSEFHGSLVGYISAGGSFPGDSVLDALKLEPDPAPNADEQGMLTRLRHQTETWLADTELSFMPWVPDEEAPLHERVEGLADWTRGFLGGFGLGGSAETAKALSADAREILRDMATIASTEAELDEDVEGDEASLTELEEYVRVGALTLHAEMAKRQEPAGDTLH